In the genome of Pseudomonas putida, one region contains:
- the mltB gene encoding lytic murein transglycosylase B: MKNFMQVVRGWAARCAPWIGAMGLFGAVQQANAGDYDGSPQVAEFVGEMTRDYGFAGEQLMGVFREVQRKQSILDAISRPAERVKPWKEYRPMFITDARIARGVDFWRQHEEALARAEQEYGVPAQVIVAIIGVETFFGRNTGSYRVIDALSTLGFDYPPRSEFFRKELREFLLLAREEQLDPLTLKGSYAGAMGLPQFMPSSFRSYAVDFDGDGHINIWNNPTDAIGSVASYFKRHGWVAGEPVVSRALVLGERADEGLTTGIEPVKTVGELRALGWSSHDALRDDLSVTAFRLEGDNGPEYWMGLKNFYAITRYNRSVMYAMAVHQLSEQLVQARGVK, translated from the coding sequence GTGAAGAATTTCATGCAAGTAGTGCGTGGCTGGGCTGCCCGTTGTGCGCCGTGGATTGGCGCGATGGGTTTGTTCGGCGCAGTCCAGCAGGCCAATGCCGGCGACTATGATGGCTCGCCCCAGGTGGCCGAGTTCGTCGGCGAAATGACCCGCGACTACGGCTTCGCCGGCGAGCAATTGATGGGCGTGTTCCGTGAGGTACAGCGCAAGCAGTCGATTCTCGATGCGATCTCGCGGCCGGCCGAGCGGGTCAAGCCGTGGAAGGAATACCGCCCGATGTTCATCACCGACGCGCGCATCGCGCGTGGTGTGGACTTCTGGCGCCAGCACGAAGAGGCGCTGGCCCGTGCCGAGCAGGAGTACGGCGTACCGGCCCAGGTGATCGTCGCGATTATTGGCGTCGAAACCTTTTTCGGGCGCAATACCGGCAGCTACCGGGTGATCGATGCGTTGTCGACCCTGGGCTTCGACTATCCGCCTCGGTCGGAATTCTTCCGCAAGGAACTGCGAGAGTTCCTCCTGCTGGCCCGCGAAGAACAGCTCGACCCGCTGACCCTCAAAGGCTCCTACGCCGGGGCCATGGGCCTGCCGCAGTTCATGCCCAGCAGCTTCCGCAGCTATGCCGTGGATTTCGACGGCGACGGCCATATCAATATCTGGAACAACCCCACCGATGCCATCGGCAGCGTCGCCAGTTACTTCAAGCGCCACGGCTGGGTGGCCGGCGAGCCGGTGGTCAGCCGCGCGCTGGTGCTCGGCGAGCGCGCCGACGAAGGCCTGACCACCGGTATCGAGCCGGTCAAGACCGTCGGGGAGTTGCGAGCGCTGGGTTGGTCGAGTCATGATGCGCTGCGCGATGATCTGTCGGTTACCGCCTTCCGTCTGGAGGGCGACAACGGCCCCGAATACTGGATGGGCCTTAAGAACTTCTACGCGATCACGCGTTACAACCGCAGCGTGATGTACGCCATGGCGGTGCATCAGCTTTCGGAACAGCTGGTTCAAGCACGGGGCGTCAAGTAA
- the rodA gene encoding rod shape-determining protein RodA: MRRRASFLQRIHVDGPLLVILLTLAAGSLFVLYSASGKNWDLLLKQATSFGIGLVSMFVIAQLEPRFMARWVPLAYVVGVLLLVVVDVMGHNAMGATRWINIPGVIRFQPSEFMKIIMPATIAWYLSKRTLPPHLKHVAISLVLIGVPFILIVRQPDLGTALLILASGAFVLFMGGLRWRWIISVVAAAVPVAVAMWFFVMHDYQKQRVLTFLDPESDPLGTGWNIIQSKAAIGSGGVFGKGWLLGTQSHLDFLPESHTDFIIAVLGEEFGLVGICLLLLIYLLLIGRGLVITAQAQTLFGKLLAGSLTMTFFVYVFVNIGMVSGLLPVVGVPLPFISYGGTSLVTLLSAFGVLMSIHTHRKWIAQV; this comes from the coding sequence ATGCGTCGCCGCGCCAGCTTCCTGCAGCGCATCCATGTCGATGGCCCTTTGTTGGTGATCCTGCTGACCCTGGCGGCCGGCAGCCTGTTCGTCCTCTATTCGGCCAGTGGCAAGAACTGGGACCTGCTGCTCAAGCAGGCGACGTCGTTCGGCATCGGCCTGGTGTCGATGTTCGTCATCGCCCAGCTCGAGCCGCGTTTCATGGCGCGCTGGGTGCCCCTGGCCTATGTGGTCGGGGTGCTGCTGCTGGTGGTGGTGGACGTCATGGGCCACAACGCCATGGGGGCCACACGCTGGATCAACATCCCGGGGGTCATCCGCTTCCAGCCTTCGGAGTTCATGAAGATCATCATGCCGGCGACCATCGCCTGGTACCTGTCCAAGCGCACCTTGCCGCCGCACCTCAAGCATGTGGCGATCAGTCTGGTACTGATCGGCGTGCCGTTCATTCTCATCGTGCGCCAGCCGGACCTGGGGACGGCGCTGCTGATCCTGGCCTCGGGCGCCTTCGTGCTGTTCATGGGAGGGCTGCGCTGGCGCTGGATCATCAGTGTGGTCGCCGCGGCAGTACCGGTGGCGGTGGCGATGTGGTTCTTCGTCATGCACGACTACCAGAAGCAACGGGTGCTGACCTTCCTCGACCCCGAGAGCGACCCGCTGGGCACGGGCTGGAACATCATCCAATCCAAGGCGGCGATCGGCTCGGGCGGTGTGTTCGGCAAAGGCTGGCTGCTGGGCACCCAGTCGCACCTGGACTTCCTCCCGGAAAGCCACACCGACTTCATCATCGCGGTGCTTGGCGAGGAGTTCGGCCTGGTCGGCATCTGTCTGTTGCTACTGATCTATCTGTTACTGATTGGCCGAGGGCTGGTGATCACCGCCCAGGCCCAGACGTTGTTCGGTAAGTTGCTCGCTGGCAGCTTGACCATGACGTTCTTTGTATATGTATTCGTCAATATCGGTATGGTCAGTGGCCTTCTGCCCGTGGTTGGCGTGCCGCTGCCCTTCATTAGCTATGGCGGAACTTCGTTGGTGACGCTGCTGTCAGCGTTTGGCGTTTTGATGTCGATCCATACGCACCGCAAATGGATTGCACAGGTTTGA
- the mrdA gene encoding penicillin-binding protein 2, which translates to MSQPIRLKDHEKDARLVRSRVVVGAVAVVLLVCVLIARLYYLQVIQYDYHSTLSENNRVHVQPIPPTRGLIFDRNGVIVADNRPSFSLTMTRERSGDWHQVLDTIVEVLELTPDDRALFEKRMKQGRRPFEPVPILFELNEEQIARIAVNQFRLPGVDVAAQLVRHYPQGAHFAHSVGYVGRINEKELKSLDPVNYSGTHHIGKTGIERFYEAELHGQVGYEEVETNARGRVLRVLKRTDPEPGKDIVLSLDIKLQEAAEAALGGRRGALVALDPRTGEVLAMVSQPSFDPNLFVTGISFKAYAELRDSIDRPLFNRVLRGLYPPGSTIKPAVAIAGLDSGVVTSSSRVFDPGYYQLPNYDHKYRNWNRTGDGWVDLDTAIMRSNDTYFYDLAHKMGIDRLSSYMNKFGIGQKVSLDMFEESPGLMPSREWKRATRRQAWFPGETLILGIGQGYMQATPLQLAQATALIANKGKWNRPHLAKTIEGKPPVDENPMEDIVLRDKSDWAKVTHGMEQVMHGARGTARKAALGSQYRIAGKSGTAQVVAIKQGEKYDRNKLQERHRDHALFVAFAPAEDPKIVVSVMVENGESGSGVAAPVVRQVMDAWLLDENGRLKPEFAPATVVQESAQ; encoded by the coding sequence ATGTCGCAGCCGATTCGTCTGAAGGACCATGAGAAAGACGCCCGCCTGGTGCGCAGCCGCGTCGTGGTCGGCGCGGTGGCGGTCGTGCTGCTGGTGTGCGTCCTGATCGCCCGGCTGTACTACCTGCAGGTCATCCAGTACGACTACCACTCCACGCTTTCGGAAAACAACCGGGTGCACGTGCAGCCGATCCCGCCGACCCGCGGGCTGATTTTCGACCGCAACGGGGTGATCGTCGCCGACAACCGTCCCAGTTTCAGCCTGACCATGACCCGCGAGCGCTCAGGTGACTGGCACCAGGTGCTGGATACCATCGTCGAGGTACTGGAGCTGACCCCCGATGACCGGGCCTTGTTCGAAAAGCGCATGAAGCAGGGGCGCAGGCCATTCGAGCCTGTGCCGATTCTGTTCGAGCTCAACGAGGAGCAGATCGCCCGCATCGCGGTGAACCAGTTCCGCCTGCCGGGCGTGGACGTGGCGGCGCAATTGGTGCGCCATTACCCTCAGGGTGCTCATTTTGCGCATTCGGTGGGGTATGTGGGGCGGATCAACGAGAAGGAGCTCAAGAGCCTCGATCCGGTCAACTACAGTGGCACCCACCATATCGGCAAGACCGGCATCGAGCGTTTCTATGAGGCCGAACTGCACGGCCAGGTGGGCTACGAGGAAGTCGAGACCAACGCCCGAGGTCGGGTCCTGCGGGTGCTAAAACGCACCGATCCGGAGCCAGGCAAGGACATCGTCCTGAGCCTGGACATCAAGCTGCAGGAGGCCGCCGAGGCGGCCCTGGGCGGGCGGCGGGGGGCGCTGGTGGCTTTGGATCCGCGCACGGGCGAGGTGTTGGCCATGGTCAGCCAGCCGAGCTTCGACCCCAATCTGTTCGTCACCGGCATCAGCTTCAAGGCCTATGCCGAGCTGCGCGATTCGATCGACCGACCGCTGTTCAACCGTGTCCTACGTGGGCTCTATCCGCCGGGTTCGACCATCAAGCCGGCGGTGGCCATCGCCGGCCTGGACAGTGGTGTGGTGACCTCGAGCAGTCGCGTGTTCGACCCGGGCTACTACCAGTTGCCCAACTACGACCACAAGTACCGTAACTGGAACCGGACCGGTGACGGCTGGGTCGATCTGGACACTGCGATCATGCGCTCCAACGACACCTACTTCTACGACCTTGCCCACAAGATGGGGATCGATCGACTGTCCAGCTACATGAACAAGTTCGGCATCGGCCAGAAGGTGTCCCTCGACATGTTCGAGGAATCCCCTGGGCTGATGCCGTCGCGCGAATGGAAGCGCGCCACGCGCCGTCAGGCCTGGTTCCCTGGCGAGACCCTGATCCTCGGTATCGGCCAAGGCTACATGCAGGCCACGCCGCTGCAACTGGCCCAGGCCACGGCGTTGATCGCCAACAAAGGCAAGTGGAACCGCCCGCACCTGGCCAAGACCATCGAAGGCAAGCCGCCGGTGGACGAGAACCCGATGGAAGACATTGTGCTACGTGACAAGTCCGATTGGGCCAAGGTCACCCACGGCATGGAGCAGGTGATGCACGGCGCCCGGGGTACCGCGCGCAAGGCCGCGCTGGGCTCCCAGTACCGCATCGCCGGCAAGAGCGGCACCGCCCAGGTGGTGGCGATCAAGCAAGGCGAGAAATATGACCGCAACAAACTCCAGGAGCGTCACCGCGACCACGCCTTGTTCGTCGCCTTCGCCCCCGCCGAAGATCCGAAGATCGTGGTCTCGGTGATGGTCGAGAACGGCGAGTCCGGCTCCGGCGTCGCAGCGCCTGTCGTGCGCCAGGTGATGGACGCCTGGCTGCTCGACGAGAACGGCCGGCTCAAACCCGAGTTCGCGCCCGCCACCGTTGTCCAGGAATCGGCCCAGTGA
- the rlmH gene encoding 23S rRNA (pseudouridine(1915)-N(3))-methyltransferase RlmH, whose protein sequence is MRLRLIAVGSRMPRWVEEGWHEYAKRLPPELSLELVEIPLNTRGKNADVARLIRQEGEAMLAKVQPGERIVTLEVHGKPWSTEQLAGELDRWRLDARTVNLMVGGPEGLAPEVCARSEQRWSLSPLTLPHPLVRILIGEQIYRAWTVLSGHPYHK, encoded by the coding sequence GTGCGCCTGCGCCTGATCGCAGTCGGCTCGCGCATGCCCCGCTGGGTCGAGGAAGGCTGGCATGAATATGCCAAGCGCCTGCCCCCGGAGCTGTCGTTGGAGCTGGTGGAGATTCCGCTGAACACCCGTGGCAAGAATGCCGATGTCGCTCGCCTGATTCGTCAGGAGGGTGAGGCCATGCTGGCCAAGGTTCAGCCTGGGGAACGCATCGTCACCCTCGAGGTCCATGGCAAGCCCTGGAGTACCGAGCAACTGGCGGGTGAGCTGGACCGTTGGCGCCTGGATGCGCGTACGGTCAATCTCATGGTGGGAGGCCCGGAAGGCCTGGCGCCGGAGGTCTGCGCACGCAGCGAACAGCGTTGGTCGCTGTCGCCACTGACCCTGCCGCACCCGTTGGTAAGGATACTGATCGGCGAGCAGATCTATCGCGCCTGGACCGTATTGTCCGGGCACCCTTACCACAAATGA
- the rsfS gene encoding ribosome silencing factor has protein sequence MSKQKITGEELVNLAKSALEDVKAQDIQVIDVREKHSLTDYMIIATGTSNRQINAMAEKVREIVKLQGVQPLGEEGKGDSDWVLLDLNDVIVHMMTAAARQFYDLERLWLGAEQSRSADGKHHSPENAHSYSENLKDRS, from the coding sequence ATGAGCAAGCAGAAAATTACCGGCGAAGAGCTGGTCAACCTGGCCAAATCGGCTTTGGAAGACGTCAAGGCCCAGGACATCCAGGTCATCGACGTGCGTGAAAAACACAGCCTGACCGACTACATGATCATCGCCACCGGTACCTCCAACCGGCAGATCAACGCGATGGCCGAGAAGGTCCGCGAAATCGTCAAGCTCCAGGGCGTGCAGCCGCTGGGCGAAGAAGGCAAGGGTGATAGCGACTGGGTCCTGCTGGACCTCAATGACGTCATCGTGCACATGATGACTGCCGCAGCGCGTCAGTTCTACGACCTCGAGCGCCTGTGGCTGGGTGCCGAGCAAAGCCGCTCCGCCGACGGCAAGCACCACAGCCCGGAAAACGCCCACAGCTATTCCGAAAACCTCAAGGACCGGAGCTGA
- the nadD gene encoding nicotinate-nucleotide adenylyltransferase, with the protein MSKAQAVRRIGILGGTFDPVHIGHLRSALEVAEFMALDELRLLPNARPPHRDTPQVAPQDRLAMVRCAVAGVERLSVDARELARDKPSYTIDTLESIRAELGADDQLFLVLGWDAFCGLPSWHRWEELLQHCHILVLQRPDADVEPPDELRNLLAARSESDPTAMSGPAGHISFVWQTPLAVSATQIRQLLASGKSVRFLVPDAVLAYIEAHDLYRASH; encoded by the coding sequence TTGAGCAAGGCCCAGGCAGTCCGGCGCATCGGCATTCTCGGCGGCACCTTCGATCCCGTGCACATCGGTCACCTGCGCAGCGCGCTGGAAGTGGCCGAGTTCATGGCGTTGGATGAGCTGCGCCTGTTGCCCAACGCCCGGCCGCCGCACCGCGATACCCCGCAGGTGGCGCCGCAGGACCGTCTGGCGATGGTGCGCTGCGCCGTGGCCGGGGTCGAACGGTTGAGCGTGGATGCCCGGGAGCTTGCACGGGACAAACCGTCTTACACCATTGATACCTTGGAGTCGATCCGCGCCGAACTGGGCGCTGACGACCAGCTGTTCCTGGTGCTGGGTTGGGACGCGTTCTGCGGCCTGCCCAGCTGGCATCGCTGGGAAGAGCTTTTGCAACACTGTCACATCCTGGTGCTGCAACGCCCGGATGCCGATGTCGAACCCCCTGACGAGCTGCGCAACCTGCTGGCTGCGCGCTCGGAGAGCGATCCCACCGCCATGTCCGGCCCGGCGGGGCACATTTCGTTCGTCTGGCAGACACCGCTCGCGGTGTCCGCCACGCAGATCCGACAGCTGCTGGCCAGCGGCAAGTCGGTACGGTTCCTGGTGCCGGACGCAGTACTGGCCTATATCGAGGCGCACGACCTTTACCGTGCGTCGCACTGA
- a CDS encoding glutamate-5-semialdehyde dehydrogenase, protein MTESVLDYMTRLGHAAREASRVIGRASTAQKNRALQAAADALDAARAELTAANEQDLANGRANGLEPALLDRLALTPARIDGMITGLRQVASLPDPVGAIRDMSYRPSGIQVGKMRVPLGVIGIIYESRPNVTIDAASLCLKSGNATILRGGSEAIHSNRAIAACIQRGLAEAGLPAAVVQVVETTDRAAVGALISMPEFVDVIVPRGGRGLIERISRDARVPVIKHLDGICHVYVDQHADLDKAWRVAFNAKTYRYGICGAMETLLVDASVAEAFLPEMARRFQEKGVELRGCERTRAIIAANPASEDDWHTEYLDAILSIRVVDGLDTAIEHINHYGSHHTDSIITEHQGQARRFMAEVDSASVMLNTPTCFADGFEYGLGAEIGISTDKLHARGPVGLEGLTCEKYVVIGDGQLRGQESC, encoded by the coding sequence ATGACTGAGTCCGTTCTTGACTACATGACCCGCCTGGGTCACGCCGCCCGTGAGGCCTCGCGCGTGATCGGCCGTGCCAGCACCGCGCAGAAGAACCGCGCCCTGCAGGCCGCCGCAGACGCCCTGGACGCCGCCCGTGCCGAGCTGACCGCAGCCAATGAACAGGACCTGGCCAATGGCCGCGCCAATGGCCTGGAGCCAGCCTTGCTGGATCGCCTGGCCCTGACCCCGGCGCGCATCGACGGCATGATCACCGGCCTGCGCCAGGTGGCCAGCCTGCCGGATCCGGTCGGTGCCATCCGTGACATGAGCTACCGCCCGTCGGGCATCCAGGTTGGCAAGATGCGCGTGCCGCTGGGCGTGATCGGGATCATCTACGAGTCGCGCCCGAACGTGACCATCGACGCCGCCAGCCTGTGCCTGAAGTCCGGCAACGCCACCATCCTGCGTGGCGGCTCCGAAGCCATTCATTCCAACCGCGCCATCGCCGCCTGCATCCAGCGCGGCCTGGCCGAGGCCGGCTTGCCGGCAGCTGTGGTCCAGGTGGTTGAGACCACCGACCGCGCGGCCGTGGGTGCGCTGATCAGCATGCCTGAGTTCGTCGACGTCATCGTGCCGCGCGGCGGCCGTGGCCTGATCGAGCGCATCAGCCGTGACGCCCGGGTACCGGTGATCAAGCACCTGGACGGCATCTGCCACGTCTACGTCGACCAGCATGCCGACCTGGACAAGGCCTGGCGCGTCGCGTTCAACGCCAAGACTTACCGCTATGGCATCTGCGGCGCCATGGAGACGTTGCTGGTGGATGCCAGTGTCGCCGAGGCGTTCCTGCCGGAAATGGCCCGCCGCTTCCAGGAGAAGGGCGTCGAACTGCGCGGCTGCGAACGCACTCGGGCGATCATCGCTGCCAATCCGGCCAGCGAAGATGACTGGCACACCGAGTACCTCGACGCGATCCTGTCGATCCGTGTCGTCGATGGCCTGGACACGGCCATCGAGCACATCAACCACTACGGCTCGCACCACACCGACTCGATCATCACCGAGCACCAGGGCCAGGCCCGGCGCTTCATGGCCGAGGTCGACTCGGCTTCGGTGATGCTCAACACCCCGACCTGCTTTGCCGATGGTTTCGAGTACGGCCTGGGCGCGGAGATCGGCATCTCCACCGACAAGCTGCACGCCCGCGGCCCGGTCGGTCTGGAAGGGCTGACCTGTGAGAAGTACGTGGTGATCGGTGACGGCCAGCTGCGCGGCCAGGAGTCCTGCTGA
- a CDS encoding DNA-3-methyladenine glycosylase, which translates to MPDTAPCPARALPDSFFDRDAQTLARDLLGKVIRHRQGNLWLAARIIETEAYYLTDKGSHASLGYTEKRKALFLDGGHIYMYYARGGDSLNFSAHGPGNAVLIKSAYPWVDAISDANSLAQMQLNNPDSSGALRPAERLCAGQTLLCRALGLKVPNWDAKRFDPERLYVEDCGAIITQVIQTTRLGIPHGRDEHLPYRFVDAEYARFCTRNPLRRGQVEGRDFSILKQGS; encoded by the coding sequence ATGCCAGACACCGCCCCCTGCCCGGCCCGCGCCCTGCCGGACAGTTTCTTCGACCGTGACGCCCAGACCTTGGCCCGGGATCTTCTGGGCAAGGTGATCCGTCATCGCCAGGGCAATCTCTGGCTCGCGGCACGCATCATCGAGACCGAGGCCTACTACCTCACCGACAAGGGCAGCCACGCCTCGCTCGGCTACACGGAAAAACGCAAGGCGCTGTTCCTCGATGGTGGGCATATCTACATGTACTACGCCCGCGGCGGCGACTCGCTGAACTTCAGCGCCCACGGCCCGGGCAACGCTGTGTTGATAAAATCCGCCTACCCATGGGTCGATGCCATTTCCGATGCCAACAGCCTGGCGCAGATGCAACTGAACAACCCCGATTCCAGCGGCGCCCTGCGCCCGGCCGAGCGCCTGTGCGCGGGGCAGACGCTGCTGTGTCGAGCCTTGGGGCTGAAGGTGCCGAACTGGGACGCCAAGCGCTTCGACCCTGAGCGCCTATATGTCGAAGACTGCGGCGCCATCATTACGCAAGTGATCCAGACCACCCGCCTGGGCATCCCTCATGGCCGCGACGAACACCTTCCCTACCGCTTCGTCGATGCCGAGTACGCGCGCTTCTGCACACGGAACCCGCTGCGCCGGGGCCAAGTCGAAGGGCGTGATTTTTCCATACTGAAACAAGGAAGCTGA
- a CDS encoding bifunctional DedA family/phosphatase PAP2 family protein, translating to MGQWLDSLTGWLSANPQWLGLAIFLVACVECLAIAGIIVPGTVLLFAVAVLAGSGAFSLGETLLLGFLGGLLGDAVSYTLGKRFHQNIWRLPLLRHHPEWIGSAEAYFHRYGIASLLVGRFIGPLRPMLPMVAGMFDMPLPRFIAVSLLAGAGWSVAYLLPGWATGAAMRLPLPEGFWLDAGIIAGTLAVLIGLSLNSSLRDQRNGTRLITGLSVVALTGIFLGWPYLQEFDQGIMTLVQEHRSQAVDGAVVLVTRLGDFRTQLFLGGLLTGLLLLARQWRHALFAGGALMGTAIANGTLKWLFARTRPEVLTDPLTSYSMPSGHSSASFAFFLVLAVLAGRGQPPRMRLTWVMLGCLPALAIALSRVYLGVHWPTDILAGALLACCVCALSLTLVQHRQPLRALPLRVWWLVLPACVALLAFFALHALPQALLRYKY from the coding sequence ATGGGCCAATGGCTCGACAGCCTGACCGGCTGGCTCAGCGCCAACCCTCAGTGGCTTGGCCTGGCGATTTTCCTGGTGGCCTGCGTGGAATGCCTGGCCATCGCCGGCATCATCGTGCCGGGTACTGTTTTGCTGTTCGCCGTGGCCGTACTGGCCGGCAGCGGCGCCTTCAGCCTCGGCGAGACGTTGCTGCTGGGCTTTCTTGGCGGGCTGCTGGGGGATGCGGTGTCCTACACGCTCGGCAAACGCTTCCATCAGAACATCTGGCGCTTGCCGTTGCTGCGCCATCATCCGGAATGGATAGGCAGCGCCGAGGCCTACTTCCACCGCTATGGCATCGCCAGCCTGCTGGTAGGACGCTTCATTGGCCCGCTGCGGCCGATGCTGCCTATGGTCGCGGGTATGTTCGACATGCCTCTGCCACGCTTCATCGCTGTCAGCCTGCTGGCCGGCGCCGGCTGGTCGGTGGCCTACCTGCTGCCGGGCTGGGCCACCGGGGCGGCCATGCGCCTGCCCTTGCCGGAAGGATTCTGGCTGGATGCAGGCATCATCGCCGGGACGCTGGCGGTGCTGATCGGCCTGAGCCTCAACAGCAGCCTGCGTGATCAGCGCAACGGCACGCGCCTGATCACCGGCCTGAGCGTTGTCGCCCTGACGGGCATATTCCTTGGCTGGCCGTATCTGCAAGAATTCGACCAGGGGATCATGACGCTGGTCCAGGAGCACCGCAGCCAGGCAGTCGATGGCGCCGTGGTGCTGGTCACCCGCTTGGGGGATTTTCGAACCCAGTTGTTCCTGGGCGGCTTGCTTACCGGGCTGCTGCTGCTGGCGCGACAATGGCGTCACGCCCTGTTCGCCGGTGGCGCATTGATGGGCACGGCGATCGCCAACGGCACGCTGAAATGGCTGTTCGCCCGGACACGCCCTGAAGTACTGACCGACCCACTGACCAGCTACAGCATGCCCAGCGGCCACAGTTCGGCGTCGTTTGCGTTCTTCCTGGTGCTGGCGGTGCTGGCCGGACGCGGCCAGCCGCCACGCATGCGCTTGACGTGGGTGATGCTGGGCTGCCTGCCGGCGCTGGCAATTGCCTTGTCGCGAGTGTATCTGGGCGTTCATTGGCCGACCGATATCCTGGCCGGTGCGCTGCTGGCATGTTGCGTGTGTGCGTTGAGCCTGACCCTGGTGCAGCATCGCCAGCCGTTGCGGGCCCTGCCGTTGCGCGTGTGGTGGTTGGTGCTGCCGGCCTGCGTGGCACTGCTGGCGTTCTTCGCCCTGCACGCCCTGCCCCAGGCGCTGTTGCGCTACAAATATTGA
- a CDS encoding LON peptidase substrate-binding domain-containing protein → MTLPLFPLDTVLFPGCLLDLQIFEARYLDMISRCMKQGGGFGVVCILEGEQVGKAPPVVASVGCEALIRDFVQQENGLLGIRVEGVRRFRLAQTEVQKDQLMVGDVHWLPELADSALSERDDDLLALLQALGEHPMVAALDMPRAVDGCQSLANQLGYLLPFMEEDKLDLLAIDSPQLRLEAIQNLLDRIQGELFA, encoded by the coding sequence ATGACGCTACCGCTGTTTCCCCTCGATACCGTGCTGTTTCCCGGCTGCTTGCTCGATCTGCAGATCTTCGAGGCGCGCTACCTGGACATGATCAGCCGTTGCATGAAACAGGGCGGTGGATTTGGTGTGGTGTGCATCCTCGAGGGCGAGCAGGTCGGCAAGGCGCCGCCGGTGGTGGCCTCGGTCGGCTGCGAGGCGCTGATCCGCGATTTCGTGCAGCAGGAGAATGGCTTGCTGGGCATTCGGGTGGAAGGCGTGCGACGTTTTCGCCTGGCGCAGACCGAAGTGCAGAAGGACCAACTGATGGTCGGCGACGTGCATTGGCTGCCGGAGCTGGCGGACAGCGCGTTGTCCGAGCGGGACGACGACCTGCTGGCGCTGCTGCAGGCCTTGGGTGAACACCCGATGGTCGCGGCGCTGGACATGCCGCGGGCCGTGGATGGGTGCCAGTCTCTGGCCAACCAGCTGGGCTATCTGTTGCCCTTCATGGAAGAGGACAAGCTCGATCTTTTGGCCATCGACTCACCGCAGTTGCGGCTCGAGGCCATCCAGAACCTGCTGGACCGCATCCAGGGCGAGCTGTTCGCCTGA
- a CDS encoding LrgB family protein, with protein sequence MMLDWQGALDAVIHHPLFGIGITLGAYQVVLAAYEKTRWIFLQPVLMSMVLVIGVLLTCGIDYTEYRKSTEILYILLGPATVALAVPLYLNLRRIRQLFWPTFTTLVVGGLFATVACLALGWWFGAEHMILMTMAPKSVTSPIAMLVAEQIGGVAALAAVFVLITGVIGAIFGPALLTRFGVFSPEARGMSLGVTAHAVGTSVALQESDECGAFAALAMSLMGVATAVFLPLAVSLLA encoded by the coding sequence ATGATGCTCGACTGGCAAGGTGCGCTCGATGCGGTCATCCACCACCCTCTATTCGGCATCGGCATCACCCTGGGCGCCTACCAGGTAGTGTTGGCGGCCTACGAGAAAACCCGCTGGATCTTCCTGCAGCCAGTGCTGATGTCGATGGTGCTGGTCATCGGCGTGCTGCTGACGTGTGGTATTGATTACACCGAGTATCGCAAGAGCACCGAGATTCTCTACATCCTCCTGGGCCCGGCCACCGTGGCCTTGGCGGTGCCGCTCTACCTGAACCTGCGACGGATCCGTCAGCTGTTCTGGCCGACATTTACTACGCTGGTAGTCGGGGGCCTGTTCGCCACCGTGGCGTGCCTGGCGCTGGGCTGGTGGTTCGGGGCCGAGCACATGATCCTGATGACCATGGCGCCCAAGTCGGTGACCTCGCCCATTGCCATGCTTGTGGCCGAGCAGATTGGCGGTGTCGCGGCCCTCGCGGCGGTGTTCGTGCTGATCACCGGGGTGATCGGGGCAATCTTCGGCCCGGCGTTGCTGACCCGCTTCGGCGTGTTCAGCCCCGAGGCGCGCGGCATGTCCCTGGGCGTCACCGCCCATGCGGTGGGCACCTCGGTAGCCTTGCAGGAAAGTGACGAATGCGGCGCCTTCGCCGCGTTGGCGATGAGCCTGATGGGTGTGGCCACGGCAGTGTTCCTGCCATTGGCGGTCAGCCTGCTGGCGTGA
- a CDS encoding CidA/LrgA family protein produces the protein MLLRGLTWLVLFQLLGTAINHLFVPILPGPIIGLLLLLVSLMVRGEVGKPLSEASGSLLRYLPLLLVPPAVGVMVYAKDIAADFWAIAGALVISCLVTLVFVGVLMQKLINRQGKHKEQP, from the coding sequence ATGCTGTTGCGTGGTTTGACCTGGCTGGTGTTGTTTCAGCTGCTGGGTACGGCGATCAACCATCTGTTCGTGCCCATCTTGCCGGGGCCGATCATTGGCTTGCTGTTGCTGCTGGTGTCGCTGATGGTGCGCGGTGAGGTGGGTAAACCCCTGAGCGAGGCGTCCGGCAGCCTGCTGCGTTACCTGCCGTTGCTGTTGGTGCCACCGGCGGTGGGGGTGATGGTATATGCCAAGGACATCGCCGCGGACTTCTGGGCCATCGCCGGTGCGTTGGTGATTTCCTGCCTGGTGACGCTGGTATTCGTGGGTGTGCTGATGCAAAAGCTCATCAATCGGCAAGGCAAGCACAAGGAGCAGCCATGA